One Actinomadura viridis genomic region harbors:
- a CDS encoding helix-turn-helix domain-containing protein gives MTTSLSDVRPVGEQLRAWRQRRRLSQLELASDAEVSTRHLSFVETGRSAPSREMVLRLAEHLEVPLRDRNLLLVSAGYAPVYAETSIAEPRMDSVRAALRQVLEGHEPYPAVVVDRFWNLIDANAAASFFMEGAPPELLEPPLNVARLSMHPDGMARNIVNLGEWRAHMIDRLRRHVALTADASLAQLYRELRDYPGDDHDLAPPPSGGEVVVPLRMRTDDGELSFFSTIATFGTPVDITVAELAIESFYPADERTSAFLRERAGW, from the coding sequence ATGACGACCTCACTCAGCGACGTACGGCCGGTCGGCGAGCAGCTGCGGGCCTGGCGGCAGCGGCGCCGGCTCAGCCAGCTCGAGCTGGCCTCCGACGCCGAGGTGTCCACCCGGCATCTGAGCTTCGTGGAGACCGGGCGGTCCGCGCCGAGCCGGGAGATGGTGCTGCGGCTGGCCGAGCACCTGGAGGTGCCCCTGCGCGACCGGAACCTGCTCCTGGTCTCGGCGGGTTACGCGCCCGTGTACGCCGAGACGTCGATCGCCGAGCCGCGGATGGACTCGGTGCGGGCGGCGCTGCGGCAGGTCCTGGAGGGGCACGAGCCCTACCCGGCGGTGGTCGTGGACCGGTTCTGGAACCTGATCGACGCCAACGCGGCGGCCTCGTTCTTCATGGAGGGCGCCCCGCCCGAGCTGCTGGAGCCGCCCCTGAACGTCGCCCGGCTGAGCATGCACCCCGACGGCATGGCCCGCAACATCGTCAACCTGGGGGAGTGGCGGGCGCACATGATCGACCGGCTGCGCCGGCATGTGGCGCTGACCGCCGACGCGTCGCTGGCCCAGCTCTATCGTGAGCTGCGCGATTACCCGGGGGACGACCACGACCTCGCGCCCCCGCCCTCCGGCGGCGAGGTGGTGGTGCCGCTGCGCATGCGGACCGATGACGGGGAACTGTCGTTCTTCAGCACCATCGCCACCTTCGGGACGCCGGTCGACATCACGGTGGCGGAGCTGGCCATCGAGTCGTTCTATCCGGCCGACGAGCGGACGTCGGCCTTCCTGAGGGAGCGCGCGGGCTGGTGA
- a CDS encoding alpha/beta hydrolase, translated as MPVHPQTRRFLDIVDSWSRLDGPEPSVEEMRRQVAAVFPRERRPMAEVRELTVPGEGGAVPVRLYRPVRRSPLPVLVYLHGGGWVVGGPDNVDAVCRDLAAGAGCAVLNVDYRLAPEHPFPAAVRDAWAVTAAAVDEPGRFGADPRAVAVAGDSAGGNLAAAVALLARERGVRLAHQLLVYPVTDTAMDTPSYAEFARGYGLDAAAMARCLRLYRGDADPADPLLAPLRAPDLSGAAPATVITAECDVLRDEGEAYARRLEEAGVPAVLRRYEGVVHSFFLLPEMFDTGVEALRFAVRRLRAAFAAAAEDAAPARKDGAA; from the coding sequence ATGCCCGTGCACCCGCAGACCCGGAGGTTCCTCGACATCGTGGACTCCTGGTCGCGGCTGGACGGGCCGGAGCCCTCCGTCGAGGAGATGCGCCGCCAGGTCGCCGCCGTGTTCCCGCGGGAGCGCCGGCCCATGGCCGAGGTGAGGGAGCTGACGGTGCCGGGCGAGGGCGGCGCCGTCCCGGTGCGGCTCTACCGTCCCGTACGGCGGTCCCCGCTGCCGGTCCTGGTCTACCTCCACGGCGGGGGGTGGGTGGTCGGCGGTCCGGACAACGTGGACGCCGTCTGCCGCGACCTCGCGGCCGGTGCCGGGTGCGCGGTGCTCAACGTCGACTACCGGCTCGCCCCCGAGCATCCCTTCCCGGCCGCCGTCCGGGACGCCTGGGCGGTGACGGCGGCGGCGGTGGATGAGCCGGGCCGGTTCGGGGCCGACCCGCGGGCGGTGGCCGTCGCCGGCGACAGCGCGGGCGGCAACCTCGCCGCCGCCGTGGCGCTGCTGGCCCGCGAACGCGGCGTGCGGCTGGCCCACCAGCTGCTGGTCTACCCGGTCACCGACACGGCCATGGACACGCCCAGCTACGCCGAGTTCGCCCGCGGGTACGGGCTGGACGCCGCGGCGATGGCCCGCTGCCTGCGGCTCTACCGGGGCGACGCCGATCCCGCCGATCCGCTCCTGGCGCCCCTGCGCGCCCCCGACCTGTCCGGGGCCGCCCCGGCCACGGTCATCACCGCCGAGTGCGACGTGCTGAGGGACGAGGGCGAGGCGTACGCGCGGCGGCTGGAGGAGGCCGGGGTGCCCGCCGTACTGCGCCGTTACGAGGGCGTGGTGCACTCCTTCTTCCTGCTCCCCGAGATGTTCGACACCGGCGTCGAGGCCCTGCGGTTCGCTGTGCGACGATTGCGCGCAGCATTCGCGGCGGCGGCCGAGGACGCCGCCCCGGCCCGGAAGGACGGAGCGGCATGA
- a CDS encoding enoyl-CoA hydratase/isomerase family protein → MSGPRYDAYERLKIDWAGPGILRVTLSAPGRLNAVDAAGHRELAGIWRDADADDEVRAVLVRGEGAAFSAGGDLAMIEEMMDDHAARARIMREARDIVMNLVDCSKPVVSAIQGPAVGAGLAVALLADVSVAGRTARILDGHTRLGVAAGDHAAIIWPLLCGMAKAKYHLLLCETLTGEEAERIGLVSLCVEDAEVHERALEVAGRLAGGAGEAIRYTKHALNHWLRAAGPAFDASLALEFLGFTGPDVREGVAAIRDKRAPDFTGGTPA, encoded by the coding sequence ATGAGCGGACCCCGGTACGACGCCTACGAGCGGCTGAAGATCGACTGGGCGGGGCCGGGGATCCTGCGGGTCACCCTGAGCGCTCCCGGCCGGCTGAACGCCGTGGACGCCGCGGGGCACCGCGAGCTGGCGGGGATCTGGCGCGACGCGGACGCCGACGACGAGGTGCGCGCGGTGCTGGTCCGGGGCGAGGGCGCCGCGTTCTCCGCCGGCGGCGACCTGGCCATGATCGAGGAGATGATGGACGACCACGCGGCCCGCGCCCGGATCATGCGCGAGGCCCGCGACATCGTGATGAACCTGGTCGACTGCTCCAAGCCGGTGGTGAGCGCGATCCAGGGCCCGGCCGTGGGCGCGGGGCTGGCGGTGGCGCTGCTGGCCGACGTCTCCGTGGCCGGCCGTACCGCCCGGATCCTCGACGGTCACACCCGGCTGGGGGTCGCCGCCGGCGACCACGCCGCGATCATCTGGCCGTTGCTGTGCGGGATGGCCAAGGCCAAGTACCACCTGCTGCTGTGCGAGACGCTGACCGGGGAGGAGGCCGAGCGCATCGGCCTGGTCAGCCTGTGCGTGGAGGACGCCGAGGTGCACGAGCGGGCGCTGGAGGTGGCGGGCCGCCTCGCCGGCGGCGCCGGGGAGGCGATCCGGTACACCAAGCACGCGCTCAACCACTGGCTGCGCGCGGCAGGCCCGGCCTTCGACGCGTCGCTGGCGCTGGAGTTCCTCGGCTTCACCGGCCCGGACGTCCGCGAGGGCGTGGCCGCGATCCGGGACAAGCGCGCCCCCGACTTCACCGGCGGGACGCCCGCCTGA
- a CDS encoding SRPBCC family protein, whose amino-acid sequence MPRSYASAVLDAPADDVWSYLRDFGNLAEWMPGVETGVIEDGGPSDRVGCVRRLIGPGNSVFRERLSGLDDTERTYTYEILECPLPVRGAHGRIRVSPVTETGQCFVEWSGEFSADAGDEEAMEKTLTMGIYAPGIGALRRRFG is encoded by the coding sequence ATGCCCAGGTCCTACGCCAGCGCCGTGCTCGACGCCCCCGCCGACGACGTCTGGTCCTACCTGCGCGACTTCGGCAACCTGGCCGAGTGGATGCCGGGCGTGGAGACCGGCGTGATCGAGGACGGCGGGCCCTCCGACCGGGTCGGCTGCGTGCGCCGCCTGATCGGCCCCGGCAACTCGGTGTTCCGGGAACGGCTGAGCGGGCTGGACGACACCGAGCGCACCTACACCTACGAGATCCTCGAATGCCCCCTCCCGGTCCGCGGCGCGCACGGGCGGATCCGGGTGTCGCCGGTCACCGAGACCGGCCAGTGCTTCGTGGAGTGGTCCGGCGAGTTCTCCGCCGACGCGGGCGACGAGGAGGCCATGGAGAAGACGCTCACCATGGGGATCTACGCCCCCGGCATCGGCGCCCTGCGCCGGCGCTTCGGCTGA
- a CDS encoding TAXI family TRAP transporter solute-binding subunit — protein MSLTRRALLLAAAVAAAGCAPGGGGGPELRLATGGPGGPYEMLGTRLAAELRRRGLPVRVLPTAASVQNLTMLAEGRADLGFALADSAEDAVRARRLPVAALARVYMNYMHMVVPRDSAVNAPADLAGRAVSIGADGSGTAVTAERILAAEGPAGPGRRPRILRLHLDESIDALRRGEIAAFFWSGGVPTPALDAFRRASPIRLIALGDRVAPLRRAHGPVYEEASVPARSYGLSRPVPTIGTPSYLVCRQGLAEDPARRVTEILFSSRDRLQAPEAPGGRLDKRYAIGTGSVPLHPGAARYYRSVYG, from the coding sequence ATGTCCCTGACGCGCCGTGCCCTGCTGCTGGCCGCCGCCGTGGCCGCGGCCGGCTGCGCGCCGGGCGGCGGAGGCGGGCCGGAGCTGAGGCTGGCCACCGGCGGCCCGGGCGGGCCGTACGAGATGCTCGGCACCCGGCTGGCCGCCGAGCTGCGGCGGCGGGGCCTGCCGGTGCGGGTGCTGCCGACGGCCGCGAGCGTGCAGAACCTCACCATGCTGGCCGAGGGGCGCGCCGACCTCGGCTTCGCGCTGGCCGACAGCGCCGAGGACGCGGTACGGGCCCGGCGGCTGCCGGTCGCCGCCCTCGCCCGTGTCTACATGAACTACATGCACATGGTCGTCCCGCGGGACTCCGCCGTGAACGCCCCCGCCGACCTGGCGGGCCGGGCGGTCTCGATCGGCGCCGACGGGTCGGGCACCGCGGTCACCGCCGAACGGATCCTGGCGGCGGAGGGGCCCGCCGGTCCCGGCCGCCGGCCGCGGATCCTGCGCCTGCACCTGGACGAGTCGATCGACGCCCTGCGCCGCGGGGAGATCGCCGCGTTCTTCTGGTCGGGCGGGGTGCCCACGCCCGCCCTGGACGCCTTCCGCCGGGCGAGCCCGATCCGGCTGATCGCCCTCGGCGACCGGGTCGCGCCGCTGCGCCGGGCGCACGGCCCCGTGTACGAGGAGGCGTCGGTGCCCGCCCGGTCCTACGGCCTGAGCCGCCCGGTGCCCACGATCGGGACGCCCAGCTACCTGGTCTGCCGGCAGGGGCTCGCGGAGGACCCCGCGCGCCGGGTGACCGAGATCCTGTTCTCCAGCCGCGACCGGCTGCAGGCCCCGGAGGCGCCCGGCGGCCGGCTCGACAAGCGGTACGCCATCGGGACGGGCTCGGTGCCACTGCACCCGGGGGCCGCCCGCTACTACCGCTCGGTCTACGGCTGA
- a CDS encoding sensor histidine kinase yields the protein MRRRLVTTFATLIVLVIAGLAVPLGAAYSSHRTGRLLLDRRADATRFAELADQAAREGDLAGLSAEIARYAQLYGAAVRVRDRDGTVLAEAGAMEADDRAATRLALSGRTTEDLPAVTPFGPATVMIAEPAGRDAQMSGAVLLRVPTDHARRDVAVVWGLLALAALVALACSTLLARGLARWILRPVTELDRTTGAIAEGHLDARATPDVGPPELRRLKERFNAMADAVSAALERQRAFTADASHELRTPLTVLSLRLENLQPHLDPGGEAEYEEALAEVDRLAALVEDLLALARVEAGTVARDVEVVAELAPRLAGWREVFAAKGLALAADLPEAARVRAVPDAVARIADIALDNACKFVPPGGTVTVRLRGRVLSVSDDGPGLPSAELDEALGRFWRSGAHANVPGSGLGLAIAAELARASGGTLELLPARPRGLVVRLTLAGVPDGPQP from the coding sequence ATGAGACGGCGGCTGGTCACGACGTTCGCGACGCTGATCGTCCTGGTGATCGCCGGGCTGGCGGTGCCGCTGGGCGCGGCCTACTCCTCGCACCGCACCGGGCGGCTGCTGCTGGACCGGCGCGCCGACGCCACCCGCTTCGCCGAGCTGGCCGACCAGGCGGCGCGGGAGGGCGACCTGGCCGGGCTGTCGGCCGAGATCGCCCGTTACGCGCAGCTGTACGGGGCGGCGGTGCGGGTCCGGGACCGGGACGGCACCGTGCTGGCCGAGGCGGGCGCCATGGAGGCCGACGACCGGGCCGCGACCCGCCTGGCGCTGTCCGGCCGCACCACCGAGGACCTGCCCGCGGTCACCCCGTTCGGGCCCGCCACCGTGATGATCGCCGAGCCGGCCGGCCGCGACGCCCAGATGTCGGGCGCGGTGCTGCTGCGGGTGCCCACCGACCACGCCCGCCGGGACGTGGCGGTGGTCTGGGGGCTCCTGGCGCTGGCCGCCCTGGTGGCGCTCGCCTGCTCGACGCTGCTGGCGCGCGGCCTGGCCCGCTGGATCCTGCGGCCGGTCACCGAGCTCGACCGCACGACCGGCGCGATCGCCGAGGGCCATCTGGACGCCCGCGCCACCCCGGACGTGGGGCCGCCCGAGCTGCGGCGGCTCAAGGAACGGTTCAACGCGATGGCCGACGCGGTCTCGGCGGCCCTGGAACGGCAGCGGGCGTTCACCGCGGACGCCTCGCACGAGCTGCGCACTCCCCTGACGGTGCTGTCGCTGCGCCTCGAGAACCTCCAGCCCCACCTGGACCCTGGCGGCGAGGCCGAGTACGAGGAGGCGCTGGCGGAGGTGGACCGGCTGGCCGCCCTGGTGGAGGACCTCCTCGCCCTGGCCCGCGTCGAGGCGGGCACGGTCGCCCGCGACGTGGAGGTCGTGGCCGAGCTGGCCCCCCGCCTCGCCGGATGGCGGGAGGTGTTCGCGGCCAAGGGGCTGGCGCTGGCGGCCGACCTGCCGGAGGCGGCGCGCGTGCGGGCGGTGCCCGACGCCGTGGCGCGGATCGCCGACATCGCGCTGGACAACGCCTGCAAGTTCGTGCCCCCTGGCGGCACGGTCACCGTACGGCTGCGCGGCCGGGTGCTGTCGGTCTCCGACGACGGGCCCGGCCTTCCCTCCGCTGAACTGGACGAGGCCCTGGGGCGGTTCTGGCGGTCCGGCGCGCATGCCAACGTGCCGGGGAGCGGGCTGGGGCTGGCGATCGCGGCGGAACTGGCCAGGGCCTCCGGCGGCACCCTGGAACTGCTGCCCGCCCGGCCGCGCGGCCTCGTCGTCCGGCTCACTCTGGCCGGCGTACCGGACGGCCCTCAGCCGTAG
- a CDS encoding response regulator transcription factor, with protein MRVLLVEDDDRLAAALTTALTRHGHRVERAALAVDALRLAGGVDFVLLDLGLPDMDGLEALRRVRRVSVVPIIVVTARTEERDVLRGLRSGADDYLVKPFRTAELMARMEAVARRGTRPLPVRDEVVAVGDVRIDLGTRRVTVAGRPVALTRREFEVLALLAREPGVVRSREEILDAVWGDPLLSASRSLDVHVAGLRAKTSRPGLVETLRGTGYRLGRLPGPGGPQDAPTGGSGSAGPA; from the coding sequence ATGCGCGTACTCCTGGTCGAAGACGACGACCGGCTGGCCGCGGCCCTCACCACGGCGCTGACCCGGCACGGCCACCGCGTCGAGCGGGCCGCGCTGGCCGTCGACGCCCTCCGCCTGGCGGGGGGCGTCGACTTCGTCCTGCTCGACCTCGGGCTGCCGGACATGGACGGGCTGGAGGCGCTGCGCCGGGTGCGGCGGGTGTCGGTGGTGCCGATCATCGTGGTGACGGCCCGTACCGAGGAACGGGACGTGCTGCGCGGGCTGCGTTCGGGCGCCGACGACTACCTGGTCAAGCCGTTCCGCACCGCCGAGCTGATGGCGCGGATGGAGGCGGTGGCGCGGCGCGGCACCCGGCCGCTGCCCGTCCGCGACGAGGTGGTCGCGGTCGGCGACGTCCGGATCGACCTGGGCACCCGCCGGGTCACGGTCGCCGGGCGGCCGGTGGCCCTGACCCGGCGGGAGTTCGAGGTCCTGGCGCTGCTGGCCCGGGAGCCGGGGGTGGTGCGCAGCCGGGAGGAGATCCTGGACGCGGTCTGGGGCGACCCGCTGCTGTCGGCCTCCCGCTCGCTGGACGTGCACGTGGCGGGCCTGCGCGCCAAGACCTCCCGGCCCGGCCTGGTGGAGACCCTCCGCGGCACCGGGTACCGCCTCGGCCGCCTCCCCGGCCCGGGCGGCCCCCAGGACGCCCCGACCGGCGGCTCGGGGAGCGCCGGGCCGGCATGA
- a CDS encoding MFS transporter, producing the protein MTTKAPARTPWKAVLGGSVGNMVEWYDWFVYASFATYFAASFFPKGNPTAQLLNTAGIFAVGFFMRPVGGWLLGRFADRRGRKAALTLTVTLMSGSALLIAIAPTYASVGYFGAAVLLVARLMQGLSVGGEYAASATYLTEATPPGRRGFASSFQYVSMTAGQLIGLGLQIILQRTMSEEALSSYGWRIPFIIGAAGAAVVFYLRRNLLETEAYDEEARDAAPGAGEAGGRPAHERGTLRQLLQHKREFALVIALTMGGTLAYYTYTTYLTKYLSNTAGLEKSTATLVSFCALFVFMLLQPAAGALSDRIGRRPLLITFGVGATLGTVPLMNALSQVSGFAGALALSLLGLVIVTGYTSINAVVKAELFPTHVRALGVALPYAIANAMFGGTAEYVALWFKNAGIESGYYWYVAGCAAVSLLVYVFMRETRDAALSRSERGGREAVPASARV; encoded by the coding sequence GTGACGACTAAGGCTCCCGCGCGCACCCCCTGGAAGGCGGTGCTCGGCGGCTCGGTCGGCAACATGGTGGAGTGGTACGACTGGTTCGTCTACGCCAGCTTCGCCACCTACTTCGCCGCCTCGTTCTTCCCCAAGGGCAACCCCACCGCCCAGCTGCTCAACACCGCCGGGATCTTCGCCGTCGGCTTCTTCATGCGGCCGGTCGGCGGCTGGCTGCTCGGCCGGTTCGCCGACCGCCGGGGACGCAAGGCGGCGCTCACCCTCACCGTGACGCTGATGTCGGGCAGCGCGCTCCTCATCGCGATCGCCCCGACCTACGCCTCGGTCGGCTACTTCGGCGCCGCCGTGCTGCTGGTCGCCCGGCTGATGCAGGGCCTGTCGGTCGGCGGCGAGTACGCCGCCAGCGCCACGTACCTGACCGAGGCCACCCCGCCGGGCCGGCGCGGCTTCGCCTCCAGCTTCCAGTACGTGTCGATGACCGCGGGCCAGCTCATCGGGCTGGGCCTGCAGATCATCCTGCAGCGCACGATGTCGGAGGAGGCGCTGAGCTCCTACGGCTGGCGGATCCCGTTCATCATCGGGGCCGCCGGGGCGGCGGTGGTGTTCTACCTGCGCCGCAACCTGCTGGAGACCGAGGCCTACGACGAGGAGGCCAGGGACGCGGCGCCGGGCGCCGGGGAGGCGGGCGGGCGCCCCGCGCACGAACGCGGCACGCTGCGCCAGCTGCTCCAGCACAAGCGGGAGTTCGCGCTGGTCATCGCGCTCACCATGGGCGGCACGCTGGCGTACTACACCTACACCACCTACCTGACCAAGTACCTGTCCAACACCGCCGGGCTGGAGAAGTCGACCGCGACGCTGGTGAGCTTCTGCGCGCTGTTCGTCTTCATGCTGCTCCAGCCCGCCGCCGGGGCCCTGTCGGACCGGATCGGCCGGCGCCCGCTGCTGATCACCTTCGGGGTGGGCGCGACGCTGGGCACCGTCCCGCTGATGAACGCCCTCTCCCAGGTGAGCGGCTTCGCCGGGGCACTGGCGCTGTCGCTGCTCGGCCTGGTCATCGTCACCGGCTACACCTCGATCAACGCGGTGGTGAAGGCGGAGCTGTTCCCCACCCACGTGCGGGCGCTGGGCGTGGCGCTGCCGTACGCGATCGCCAACGCGATGTTCGGCGGGACGGCCGAGTACGTGGCGCTGTGGTTCAAGAACGCCGGGATCGAGTCCGGCTACTACTGGTACGTCGCGGGCTGCGCCGCCGTGTCGCTGCTGGTCTACGTGTTCATGCGGGAGACCCGCGACGCCGCCCTGAGCCGCAGCGAGCGCGGCGGGCGGGAGGCCGTCCCGGCGTCCGCGCGCGTCTAA
- a CDS encoding acyl-CoA dehydrogenase family protein — translation MDFDLPESATAVREGVRAIAGKYGQDYWDRCDTEKRWPEEVWTELVKGGWHSLAIPEEYGGAGQGLLELAVALESLAAGGAGGAASFMYLLTPAFGGLTITRHGTEEQKRAFLPAIVSGELETCFAITEPDAGSNAIAIGTQARRDGTDLVVSGQKIWISGVERAGFMVLVTRTIPAAEARPRTSGFTVLLVDVKEAVAKGTLTYRPIPKLGTNTVASSMVFLDEVRVPAERVLGEPDQGFAVLWDILNPERILAAAGGVGSGELVLEVACAYARERAPFGTPIGANQGVAFPLARIKAQLELARLMTYKAAWLWDRGRPCGSEANIAKLTAADAAWQAADRAFQTHGGMAYSLEYPVARMFRDARIAKNIPVAEELVLAHIAQHELGLPRSY, via the coding sequence GTGGACTTCGATCTGCCGGAGAGCGCGACCGCGGTACGCGAGGGCGTGCGGGCGATCGCCGGGAAGTACGGCCAGGACTACTGGGACCGGTGCGACACCGAGAAGCGCTGGCCCGAGGAGGTCTGGACGGAGCTGGTCAAGGGCGGCTGGCACAGCCTGGCGATCCCCGAGGAGTACGGCGGCGCCGGGCAGGGCCTGCTGGAGCTGGCCGTGGCGCTGGAGAGCCTGGCGGCGGGCGGGGCGGGCGGCGCGGCCTCGTTCATGTACCTGCTCACGCCCGCGTTCGGCGGGCTCACCATCACCCGGCACGGCACCGAGGAGCAGAAGCGCGCGTTCCTGCCCGCGATCGTCTCCGGCGAACTGGAGACCTGCTTCGCCATCACCGAGCCCGACGCCGGCAGCAACGCGATCGCGATCGGCACCCAGGCCCGGCGGGACGGGACCGACCTCGTGGTCAGCGGCCAGAAGATCTGGATCTCCGGGGTGGAGCGGGCCGGCTTCATGGTCCTGGTCACCCGGACGATCCCGGCCGCCGAGGCCCGGCCGCGCACGTCCGGGTTCACGGTGCTGCTGGTGGACGTCAAGGAGGCCGTCGCGAAGGGCACGCTCACCTACCGGCCCATCCCCAAGCTGGGCACCAACACGGTCGCGTCCAGCATGGTCTTCCTGGACGAGGTGCGGGTGCCCGCCGAACGGGTCCTGGGCGAACCCGACCAGGGCTTCGCCGTCCTGTGGGACATCCTCAACCCCGAGCGGATCCTGGCCGCGGCCGGCGGGGTGGGCTCGGGCGAGCTGGTGCTGGAGGTCGCCTGCGCGTACGCGCGCGAACGGGCGCCGTTCGGCACGCCGATCGGGGCCAACCAGGGCGTCGCCTTCCCCCTGGCCAGGATCAAGGCGCAGCTGGAACTGGCCCGGCTGATGACCTACAAGGCCGCCTGGCTGTGGGACCGGGGCCGCCCCTGCGGCTCGGAGGCCAACATCGCCAAGCTCACCGCCGCCGACGCGGCCTGGCAGGCGGCCGACCGCGCCTTCCAGACCCACGGCGGCATGGCCTACTCGCTGGAGTACCCGGTGGCGCGGATGTTCCGCGACGCCCGCATCGCCAAGAACATCCCCGTCGCCGAGGAACTGGTGCTGGCCCACATCGCCCAGCACGAACTGGGCCTGCCCAGGTCGTACTGA
- a CDS encoding RtcB family protein yields the protein MRHDRARQDHRLERLDDHWLRLPNRWDVPVEICAGPGVPLEPSAVDEVLAVLETAGTLERLAEAALGHTGPAPRITRIALTPDFHKGAGIPIGTVIETEHALIPQAVGNDVNCGMRLEVTSLDAGAVRPRLDALERRLRHLFFEGGRRIALTPLQREALLRDGLPGLLLTGRTGHWPGIAPGDADDCVDRVHASGFPVGTAEAFADWVRSAGGEAGRASGDSVIGGIGGGNHFVELQYVSRVHDAAAAHAWGLAPGTVVTMAHSGSLSLGHQAHATALDRLRRSWPAGLPRPSNGIMPFLLDERSEGDRRRYLDAFGNAANFALGNRFFLSLTMRAGLAAECGALSSRLLYDAPHNLFWRDGDRVVHRKGATPAGGHEPMAGGPFAMWGEPVIVPGSMGAASFVLRGRGHPRTLASACHGAGRRVPRGAAAAGSEADLDAFLREFRVVTPLDHRDPRVARRPDVMAAWRRDLKQEAPWAYKDIGPVVAGLHGGGVAVPVAELRPLLTVKG from the coding sequence ATGCGCCACGATCGCGCACGTCAAGATCATCGCCTCGAACGTCTCGACGACCACTGGCTCCGCCTGCCCAACCGGTGGGACGTGCCCGTCGAGATCTGCGCCGGGCCCGGCGTCCCGCTGGAGCCGTCCGCCGTGGACGAGGTCCTGGCGGTCCTGGAGACCGCCGGCACCCTGGAGCGGCTCGCCGAGGCCGCCCTCGGCCACACCGGCCCGGCGCCCCGCATCACGCGGATCGCGCTGACCCCCGACTTCCACAAGGGGGCGGGCATCCCCATCGGCACGGTCATCGAGACCGAGCACGCCCTGATCCCCCAGGCCGTCGGCAACGACGTCAACTGCGGGATGCGGCTGGAGGTCACCTCGCTGGACGCCGGCGCCGTACGGCCCCGCCTGGACGCGCTGGAACGGAGGCTGCGGCACCTGTTCTTCGAGGGCGGGCGCCGGATCGCGCTCACCCCGCTCCAGCGCGAGGCCCTGCTGCGCGACGGGCTGCCGGGCCTGCTGCTCACCGGCCGCACCGGCCACTGGCCGGGGATCGCGCCCGGGGACGCCGACGACTGCGTGGACCGCGTGCACGCCTCCGGCTTCCCGGTCGGCACCGCCGAGGCGTTCGCCGACTGGGTCCGCAGCGCCGGGGGCGAGGCCGGGCGGGCCAGCGGCGACAGCGTCATCGGCGGGATCGGCGGGGGCAACCACTTCGTCGAGCTGCAGTACGTCTCGCGGGTGCACGACGCGGCGGCGGCCCACGCCTGGGGGCTGGCACCGGGCACGGTCGTCACGATGGCGCACAGCGGGTCGCTGTCGCTGGGCCACCAGGCCCACGCCACCGCGCTGGACCGCCTGCGGCGGTCCTGGCCGGCCGGGCTCCCCCGGCCGAGCAACGGGATCATGCCGTTCCTGCTGGACGAGCGTTCGGAGGGGGACCGGCGGCGCTACCTGGACGCGTTCGGCAACGCCGCCAACTTCGCCCTCGGCAACCGCTTCTTCCTGTCGCTGACGATGCGGGCCGGGCTGGCGGCCGAGTGCGGCGCGCTGTCCTCGCGGCTCCTGTACGACGCGCCGCACAACCTCTTCTGGCGGGACGGTGACCGGGTCGTCCACCGGAAGGGCGCCACCCCGGCGGGCGGGCACGAGCCGATGGCGGGCGGCCCGTTCGCGATGTGGGGCGAGCCGGTCATCGTGCCGGGTTCGATGGGCGCCGCGAGCTTCGTGCTGCGCGGCCGGGGGCATCCCCGCACGCTGGCCAGCGCGTGCCACGGGGCCGGGCGCCGCGTACCGCGCGGGGCGGCCGCGGCGGGGAGCGAGGCGGACCTGGACGCGTTCCTGCGCGAGTTCCGCGTGGTGACCCCGCTGGACCACCGGGATCCGCGGGTGGCGCGCCGGCCGGACGTGATGGCGGCCTGGCGGCGGGACCTGAAGCAGGAGGCGCCCTGGGCGTACAAGGACATCGGGCCGGTGGTGGCGGGCCTGCACGGCGGCGGCGTCGCCGTCCCGGTGGCCGAGCTGCGCCCCCTCCTGACGGTCAAGGGATGA
- a CDS encoding TetR/AcrR family transcriptional regulator gives MGTARPSYRDALLDAAAEQFVEHGYRGVRMQDVAAAVGVSRQTVYNEFGDKWGLAQAVVLRDNDRYLDGIDRILTEHADLYSAVEAAVRFTLEMSADDPIKKMVLTGAGGGELLPLLTTRAEPVLFTASARLVEHALAQWPEMERAALTEVADAAVRLTMSHLVLPSEPPARVAGFVARMVTRYLGTVTGTPSHDSQDTQAGATA, from the coding sequence ATGGGCACCGCTCGACCTTCGTACCGCGACGCGCTGCTGGACGCCGCGGCCGAGCAGTTCGTCGAGCACGGCTACCGGGGCGTGCGCATGCAGGACGTGGCCGCCGCGGTGGGGGTCAGCCGCCAGACCGTCTACAACGAGTTCGGCGACAAGTGGGGTCTGGCGCAGGCGGTGGTGCTGCGCGACAACGACCGCTACCTGGACGGCATCGACCGGATCCTGACCGAGCACGCGGACCTGTACTCGGCGGTCGAGGCCGCGGTGCGGTTCACGCTGGAGATGTCGGCCGACGACCCGATCAAGAAGATGGTGCTCACCGGGGCCGGTGGCGGCGAGCTGCTGCCGCTCCTCACCACGCGTGCCGAGCCGGTGCTGTTCACCGCCAGCGCCCGGCTCGTGGAGCACGCCCTGGCGCAGTGGCCGGAGATGGAGCGCGCCGCGCTGACCGAGGTCGCCGACGCCGCCGTCCGGCTGACGATGAGCCACCTGGTGCTGCCCTCCGAGCCCCCGGCACGGGTGGCGGGGTTCGTCGCCCGCATGGTCACCCGTTACCTGGGGACCGTCACCGGCACGCCCTCCCACGACTCCCAGGACACCCAGGCGGGGGCCACGGCGTAA